CCGGATTGTCGAATACGGGTGCGGTCAGGGCAGTTGGGAAAAAACCTGGCGCAATGGCATTGCACATAATGCCATGGGGAGACCAGCATTCAGCCATGGCACGCGTGAGTTGGGTCACACCGCCTTTCGATGCGCCATATGCGATACTGTTGGCGAACGCCCGTGTTGATTGCAATGAGGCTACATTGACCACCCTGCCCCAGCCATTTTCAATCATTGAGTCAATGAAATGCCTGGCAAAGAAAAACGGTGTGGTCAGATTGAGATTGATAGTCGCGTCCCAGCTGTCCCAGCTGACCTTATCGTAGCCTTCCCGCAGGTTGATTCCCGCAGCATTGACAACAATTTGCGGGGCCCCGAAACAGGTGACAACTCGTTCGCAGCAGTCGCCTATTCCATCGCGATCTGTCAGGTCCGCCGCCACCCAGTCAACCGCCCCGCCCCGTTCAGCCAAGCGCTTGGTCTCTCGACTGAGCAGATCCTTTCGCCTTGCAAGAAGCACCACCTTTGTCCCTGCATCGGCCAATGTCTCAGCGATAAATAAACCTATTCCACTACTGGCACCGGTTACAACCGCCACCCGGTCGCTGATGTCGAACATTGACGAATTCAACACAACCCTCAACTGTCCGGATTCAGCCTGAACACCTCATCGGGAAAATATTTTGCTAGTCTATCGTCGCCTGTGAGTGCATGAGCCTCCATTCCCTCGAGCCTGGAAATGCGAGCGGTAACTGACCCGACACTCCGGTTGGCATCCCGATTCATCTTCTGGTAGGTCACGGTCTTGAGAAATTTGCCTACACTCAAGCCACCGGTGTACTTCGCCGCACCACTCGTCGGCAAGATATGGTTGGTTCCGGAGCATTTGTCACCATAAGCAACTGTCGTCTCCTCTCCAAGGAACAGCGAACCATAGTTGGAAAGGTTCGCCAACCACCACGGCAAATCCTCAGCTTGCACCTCGAGATGCTCGGGCGCATAGTCATCACTGAGTGCGACAGCTTCCTCGCGGGTGTCGACTACCGAAATTTCCCCGTAATCTGCCCAAGCTCCGGTCGCAGAACTTCGATTCGGCTCCGGCAATCGTTCAATATACTTTGGCAACAGCCTTTCCACTTCCGACGCGAATTCATGTGAGAACGCAATCAGCCAGGCGGGCGAATCAGGACCGTGTTCCGCCTGACCGATTAGATCTGACGCAACGATTTCCGGATCAGCAGAATCGTCCGCAATTACAAGAATTTCTGTGGGTCCGGCGAACAGGTCAATTCCAACTTCGCCGAACAGCATCCGTTTCGCTTCTGCGACAAACCGATTTCCGGGACCGACCAGAATGTCGGCACGATGCCCGGTAAAGATTCCAAATGCCAGCGACGCGATCCCTTGCACACCGCCGACCGCCAGAATCGTATCGGCACCGCAGACTGACGCTGTATAGGCAATGGCTGGATTGACACCGACACCGGGTTTGGGCGGCGAACACGCAATCACGTTTTTTACGCCCGCTACCTTCGCGGTGGTAACACTCATGACGGCTGACGCCACATGAGCGTAACGTCCACCTGGTATGTAGCACCCAGCAGTATTGATCGGAATCAGTCTCTGGCCAGCGATAAGACCCGGCGCAAGTTCCATCTCAAATTCGTTGAGACTTGCCAGCTGCTGCTCAGCGAATTGCTTGACGCGCTGATGTGCAAACTGTATGTCCTCTTTGAGAGAATCATCAAGGTCATGTTCAATCTTGGCGATCTCTTGCGGTGACATGACAATCGGACCTGTCCAGTTGTCCAGATCTCGGGCGTAGTCACGAACAGCCTGCTCACCGCCCTCGCGGATGGTGTCAAGCATCTGTCGAACTATACTGATAACCTTTTCGGATTCGCCGCGATCAATACCGTTCGATCCGCTCTTTCTTTTCTTTACTGTAACAACTGCCATGACAATTCCCTTTATGCACTTCTATAAAGTTTCGTCATCACAAATTCCCGATGCCCTAACGCTTCCGCTGCTGTCAGCCTGCCGTTACAGGTTCGGACCGTCATATCAATCAACCGATCGCCGGCCTCATCCAAAGTCATCTCTCGTCTCAGAATTCCGGAAACATCCAGATCGACATGCTCTCCCATGGTCCGTACTGTTCTCGGGTTGGCGGTCAGCTTGATCACCGGTTCAATCGGGTGACCGATGATATTGCCCTGCCCGGTCGGGAAAATATGAACGACAAACCCGGCCGCCGCCTGCAGAGTCACACACTCGGCTGCAGCCGAAGAGGTGTCCATGAAATACAGACCTCGTCCACTGGAAGGCGTTTCCGCCGGTTTGAGAACATCGATATACGACGTATTCCTGCCAATTTTCTGAAGATTGCCCAACGCTTTCTCCTCAATGGTCGTCAGACCTCCCTCGATATTGCCCTTGGTTGGCTGACTCTCCGAAAGATCGTCGGTCTTATGCGGTTCGATCACCTCGTCCATGTAAGCCTGCCAGGTCGACAGGAACTTGTCACCGATTTGGGCGTCCACCGCCCGATCGCGGCAAAGTAATTCCGCACCTGTCAATTCAGATGTCTCACCAAAACAGTTGGTTACACCCAAGGGATCGAGTTTGTCGATAAGATTGCCAACCGTCGGGTTGGCTCCGATCCCGGACGTCGTATCTGACTCACCGCATTTGTGAGAGATCCACAGATCTTCAGCACCGCACGGTTCGCGCTGCAACTCGGAAGCCCAATGCAGGAATTCCTTCGCCTTTCTTGACGCAGCGGCAATCGTATTGATGTCGCCATTTTGCTCGATGGCAAATCCTTCCACCGGCTTTCCCGTCTTTGCGATTCCATCCACGACGCGCTTGGTCCATCCCGGCTCAATGCCGATGACGATACAGGCGGCTACATTGGGATTGGCTCCGGTTCCGATCAGCGTGCGGAAATGAAGTTCCAGATCCTCACCGAACTGAAGCCTGCCGTAGTGATGCGGCAGTGCCAAGGTACCCTTGATGTTGTTGGCGACCGCTTCTGAAGCCGCGTTCGAAAGAT
This Acidiferrobacterales bacterium DNA region includes the following protein-coding sequences:
- a CDS encoding SDR family oxidoreductase, which gives rise to MFDISDRVAVVTGASSGIGLFIAETLADAGTKVVLLARRKDLLSRETKRLAERGGAVDWVAADLTDRDGIGDCCERVVTCFGAPQIVVNAAGINLREGYDKVSWDSWDATINLNLTTPFFFARHFIDSMIENGWGRVVNVASLQSTRAFANSIAYGASKGGVTQLTRAMAECWSPHGIMCNAIAPGFFPTALTAPVFDNPDAMNDMASRTAIGRNGEMADLRGPVIFLISPASDYVTGQVLYIDGGFTAK
- the hisD gene encoding histidinol dehydrogenase, with translation MAVVTVKKRKSGSNGIDRGESEKVISIVRQMLDTIREGGEQAVRDYARDLDNWTGPIVMSPQEIAKIEHDLDDSLKEDIQFAHQRVKQFAEQQLASLNEFEMELAPGLIAGQRLIPINTAGCYIPGGRYAHVASAVMSVTTAKVAGVKNVIACSPPKPGVGVNPAIAYTASVCGADTILAVGGVQGIASLAFGIFTGHRADILVGPGNRFVAEAKRMLFGEVGIDLFAGPTEILVIADDSADPEIVASDLIGQAEHGPDSPAWLIAFSHEFASEVERLLPKYIERLPEPNRSSATGAWADYGEISVVDTREEAVALSDDYAPEHLEVQAEDLPWWLANLSNYGSLFLGEETTVAYGDKCSGTNHILPTSGAAKYTGGLSVGKFLKTVTYQKMNRDANRSVGSVTARISRLEGMEAHALTGDDRLAKYFPDEVFRLNPDS
- a CDS encoding UxaA family hydrolase, whose protein sequence is MIEPGAIRGYRRENGRIGIRNHVIILPLDDLSNAASEAVANNIKGTLALPHHYGRLQFGEDLELHFRTLIGTGANPNVAACIVIGIEPGWTKRVVDGIAKTGKPVEGFAIEQNGDINTIAAASRKAKEFLHWASELQREPCGAEDLWISHKCGESDTTSGIGANPTVGNLIDKLDPLGVTNCFGETSELTGAELLCRDRAVDAQIGDKFLSTWQAYMDEVIEPHKTDDLSESQPTKGNIEGGLTTIEEKALGNLQKIGRNTSYIDVLKPAETPSSGRGLYFMDTSSAAAECVTLQAAAGFVVHIFPTGQGNIIGHPIEPVIKLTANPRTVRTMGEHVDLDVSGILRREMTLDEAGDRLIDMTVRTCNGRLTAAEALGHREFVMTKLYRSA